The following proteins are co-located in the Planococcus plakortidis genome:
- the jag gene encoding RNA-binding cell elongation regulator Jag/EloR — MKHLTQTGKTVEQAIENALEKLKKSRDEVTVRIVEEGKKGFFGFGAKDAEVEVTVMETGQVEAEKAPLQTEKVPEQADSAKPSEEEIAAEMPSAPPEEGEEPDFGSTPSETAVKPSNDKAIEETKNYLQDVAKGMKIDDLTVAHEKQGKTVRFKLESEKVAMLIGKRGQTLNSLQQLAQLVANRHAEQFMIVELDAENYRERRQETLEQLADRMADKAIRTGNRVQFEPMPSYERKVIHQALSRRLDIDTYSEGKDPNRYLVIEPHK; from the coding sequence GTGAAGCATCTTACACAAACGGGGAAAACGGTTGAACAAGCGATTGAAAACGCTTTGGAAAAACTGAAAAAATCACGGGACGAAGTGACGGTCCGCATCGTCGAAGAAGGAAAAAAGGGGTTTTTCGGATTCGGCGCAAAAGATGCGGAAGTTGAAGTGACCGTGATGGAAACAGGGCAAGTGGAAGCTGAAAAGGCACCGCTACAAACGGAAAAAGTTCCTGAACAAGCGGATAGCGCCAAACCATCCGAAGAAGAGATTGCAGCAGAGATGCCGTCAGCTCCGCCAGAAGAAGGAGAAGAGCCGGATTTCGGCAGCACCCCTTCAGAAACGGCAGTGAAACCTTCCAATGACAAGGCGATCGAAGAAACGAAAAACTATTTGCAGGACGTGGCCAAGGGCATGAAGATCGACGATTTGACCGTGGCTCATGAAAAGCAAGGCAAAACGGTGCGTTTTAAACTGGAAAGCGAAAAAGTGGCGATGCTCATCGGAAAACGAGGGCAGACCTTGAATTCGCTCCAGCAATTGGCGCAATTGGTGGCCAATCGCCATGCCGAACAATTCATGATCGTCGAACTTGATGCAGAGAATTACCGGGAACGCCGCCAGGAAACATTGGAGCAATTGGCGGACCGGATGGCCGACAAAGCGATCCGTACAGGAAACCGTGTCCAATTCGAGCCGATGCCGTCCTACGAGCGGAAAGTGATCCATCAGGCGCTGTCGCGTCGCTTGGATATCGATACCTATTCGGAAGGCAAGGACCCGAACCGCTATTTGGTTATCGAACCCCATAAATAA